Proteins co-encoded in one Paracrocinitomix mangrovi genomic window:
- a CDS encoding THUMP domain-containing class I SAM-dependent RNA methyltransferase produces the protein MKLVAKTFFGLEEVLADELKQLGAKDIEVGNRVVTYEGNKELMYKSNLWLRTAISILIPIESFKFKNEHDFKKKLSNLNFNKYMAVNKTFAVKGAVNSKEFSYTKYPMLLLKDAIVDFFNDKYGQRPSVDQKSPNILFDLHISENNCTISLNSSGAPLFQRGYRKSTGEAPLNEALAAGLIMISGWDQKSNFIDVFCGSGTLPIEAALIANGIPPQIARKQYSFMYWPDFDQQLWNQVLKSAPAVPKRDLDFKIIGSDTDPEVVKMARNNIKALPLGKTISFEIKDFKDFEAPEDGTLIINPPYGERLNDDSVFDLYKEIGDYFKNKLPGYNCWVLSSNMDAFKSLELKPSSKIRIYNANLSCDFRKYQIFKGSLIEHKYGVKK, from the coding sequence ATGAAATTGGTAGCAAAAACATTTTTTGGTCTTGAGGAAGTATTGGCTGATGAGTTGAAACAACTTGGAGCTAAAGACATTGAAGTTGGGAATAGAGTGGTGACCTATGAGGGAAACAAAGAGTTGATGTACAAGTCAAATCTTTGGTTGCGCACAGCAATTTCTATTTTAATACCAATTGAATCATTCAAGTTTAAAAACGAACATGATTTTAAAAAGAAATTGAGTAATCTCAATTTTAATAAATACATGGCTGTAAACAAGACGTTTGCGGTAAAGGGGGCTGTGAATTCAAAGGAATTCAGTTATACCAAATATCCAATGTTGCTGTTAAAGGATGCTATTGTTGACTTTTTTAATGATAAATATGGACAACGTCCTTCGGTTGATCAAAAGAGTCCTAATATCTTATTTGACTTGCATATTTCTGAAAACAACTGCACTATTTCTTTAAATAGCTCGGGTGCACCACTTTTTCAAAGAGGATACAGAAAATCTACTGGAGAGGCGCCTTTAAATGAAGCATTAGCTGCTGGATTAATAATGATTTCTGGTTGGGATCAAAAGTCAAATTTTATTGATGTGTTTTGTGGGTCAGGTACTTTGCCTATTGAAGCTGCTTTAATCGCAAATGGAATCCCTCCACAAATTGCCAGAAAGCAATATTCATTTATGTATTGGCCGGATTTTGATCAGCAGTTGTGGAATCAAGTTTTAAAATCGGCACCTGCTGTACCTAAAAGAGATTTAGATTTTAAAATAATTGGTTCAGATACTGATCCGGAGGTTGTAAAAATGGCAAGAAACAATATTAAAGCTTTGCCATTAGGGAAAACCATTTCTTTTGAAATAAAAGATTTCAAGGATTTTGAAGCACCTGAAGATGGAACCTTGATCATTAATCCTCCATACGGCGAAAGGTTGAATGATGATAGCGTCTTTGATTTGTACAAAGAAATAGGTGACTATTTTAAAAATAAACTACCCGGATACAATTGCTGGGTTTTAAGTTCAAATATGGATGCTTTTAAATCGTTAGAATTAAAACCGTCAAGTAAGATCAGAATTTACAACGCTAATTTGAGTTGTGATTTTAGAAAATACCAGATTTTTAAGGGAAGTCTAATTGAGCATAAGTACGGAGTGAAAAAATGA
- the arfB gene encoding alternative ribosome rescue aminoacyl-tRNA hydrolase ArfB codes for MISKIKYRLDAIKAELVFETSKSSGKGGQHVNKTESRVTAVFDILSSTVFNENEKTVLLSNLKSRLSQGVLRVSCQESRSQHANKEKAISNLFQILEKGLFIPKERKKKGVSKAQKEARLNQKKQHAEKKSLRKKMRKEDF; via the coding sequence ATGATCAGCAAAATCAAATATCGTTTAGATGCTATAAAAGCAGAATTGGTATTTGAAACTTCCAAAAGTAGCGGAAAAGGTGGACAGCATGTTAATAAAACTGAAAGTAGGGTAACTGCTGTATTTGATATTTTAAGTTCAACTGTATTCAATGAAAATGAAAAGACAGTATTATTGTCGAATTTAAAAAGCAGATTAAGTCAGGGTGTTTTAAGGGTGAGTTGCCAGGAGAGTAGGTCTCAACATGCCAATAAAGAAAAGGCTATTTCAAATCTTTTTCAAATTTTAGAAAAAGGTTTATTCATACCCAAAGAGCGAAAAAAGAAAGGAGTTTCCAAAGCTCAAAAAGAGGCTCGTTTAAATCAAAAGAAGCAACACGCCGAAAAAAAGTCTCTAAGAAAGAAAATGCGAAAAGAAGACTTTTAA
- a CDS encoding alpha/beta hydrolase, which yields MKRLIVFIAIFTLLVSCKKATLNTLAFPSVEVDQYEFIDYSEPELEIPDDMLNANVQQTLVSFTSVDQSTGDSYEIYGLYMGDTATISTDTVIYFCHGQSRNMDYYYTRQLMYAHLGGLHNYGVFMIDYRGYGMSEGTSSEIGLVEDANAGLDWLIDHGLNQDRCVYYGFSLGCIPLIEIAGSRTDFQPAKLICESPLASVEYLTQSSTVINVDADFVTQLNFENAENIKNVEVPYFWMHGTDDDYISIDNGELIYGNYNGVYKQALRVIGAKHADIPAVYGHENYLQEVLSFIRL from the coding sequence ATGAAAAGATTAATTGTTTTTATAGCAATATTTACTTTGCTGGTATCTTGTAAAAAGGCTACCCTTAATACGCTTGCTTTTCCAAGTGTTGAAGTTGATCAATATGAATTTATTGATTACAGTGAACCTGAATTGGAAATTCCGGATGATATGTTGAATGCCAATGTTCAGCAAACCTTAGTAAGTTTTACCTCTGTAGATCAATCAACAGGAGACTCATATGAAATTTACGGGCTTTATATGGGCGATACAGCAACGATTAGTACAGATACTGTTATTTATTTCTGTCATGGACAATCCAGAAATATGGATTATTACTATACCAGACAATTGATGTATGCACACTTAGGTGGATTGCACAATTATGGGGTATTCATGATAGATTATAGAGGTTACGGAATGTCAGAGGGTACTTCATCTGAAATTGGTTTAGTTGAAGATGCTAATGCAGGCTTAGATTGGTTAATTGATCACGGATTGAATCAGGATAGATGTGTGTATTATGGTTTTAGCCTGGGATGCATTCCTTTAATTGAAATTGCCGGAAGTAGAACTGATTTTCAACCGGCTAAACTGATTTGTGAATCTCCTTTGGCATCAGTAGAGTATTTGACACAAAGTTCAACAGTAATTAATGTTGATGCGGACTTTGTAACTCAATTAAACTTTGAAAATGCGGAAAATATCAAGAATGTGGAAGTTCCTTATTTCTGGATGCATGGTACAGATGACGATTACATTTCAATTGACAATGGTGAATTAATTTACGGTAATTATAATGGAGTTTATAAGCAAGCTTTACGCGTAATAGGAGCAAAGCATGCCGATATTCCAGCTGTTTATGGACACGAAAACTATTTACAAGAAGTGTTGTCTTTTATTAGACTGTAA
- a CDS encoding ARPP-1 family domain-containing protein translates to MKKLVRFKLSALALLGFTFMFTQCDFTAPRESREVQPQNEDYYVENNDPMGVDFTASDRTDPNFFDQVNISDPINFKNLQIFFIENAAPAACREEYITLQEAMDSNWVKIFETGEVNELEAKNYSDESIYINAGDIIKGGRQDRTLAYDVILHPKSRKQALTSFCVESGRWSQRGDEQADGFSETTKMISSREMKIASKKENNQSHVWEGVSNMQTKLSSNVSNYYSKDVVVNDAASSSSLELALDNKDLENLRLEYTAQFIEAIRDNHYGIAYAINGELYNIDMFSNHDLFYKLYEKLLNAAIIEAIAELDTESNNFTYLTKKDVKDLLKIDANADMSAKRLNGRTYWYEEDAEDLVIFTTVDDKCKDNWLHKNFVFKSENYVEWEEEYADYEMPHQQLNNVIDGTNLNW, encoded by the coding sequence ATGAAAAAGTTGGTTCGATTTAAGCTTTCTGCTTTAGCCTTATTAGGATTTACTTTTATGTTTACTCAGTGTGATTTTACAGCACCAAGAGAAAGCAGAGAAGTTCAACCTCAAAACGAGGATTATTATGTTGAGAACAATGACCCAATGGGAGTTGATTTCACGGCTTCAGATCGTACAGATCCTAATTTCTTTGACCAGGTAAATATTAGTGATCCTATCAACTTTAAAAATTTACAAATATTCTTTATTGAAAATGCCGCACCTGCTGCTTGTCGCGAAGAATATATCACCTTGCAAGAAGCTATGGACAGCAATTGGGTAAAGATTTTTGAAACTGGTGAAGTAAATGAATTAGAAGCTAAAAATTATTCAGACGAATCTATTTATATCAATGCCGGTGATATTATCAAAGGAGGAAGACAAGACAGAACTTTAGCTTATGATGTTATTCTTCATCCTAAATCTAGAAAACAAGCACTAACAAGTTTTTGTGTTGAAAGTGGCAGATGGTCTCAAAGAGGGGACGAACAAGCTGATGGATTTAGTGAAACAACAAAGATGATTAGCTCTAGAGAAATGAAAATTGCTTCTAAAAAAGAGAACAATCAATCTCATGTTTGGGAAGGAGTTTCCAATATGCAAACTAAGCTAAGTTCAAACGTAAGTAATTATTACAGTAAAGATGTTGTAGTCAATGACGCTGCGTCATCAAGTAGTTTAGAGCTTGCTTTAGATAATAAAGACTTAGAAAATTTAAGACTTGAGTATACTGCACAATTCATTGAAGCCATTAGAGATAATCATTATGGAATAGCTTACGCCATTAATGGTGAATTATACAATATTGACATGTTCAGCAATCACGATTTATTTTACAAACTGTATGAAAAGCTTTTAAATGCGGCTATTATCGAAGCTATTGCTGAATTAGACACAGAATCTAACAACTTTACCTATCTAACAAAAAAGGATGTAAAAGATTTGTTGAAAATTGATGCCAATGCAGATATGAGTGCAAAGCGTTTAAATGGTCGTACTTATTGGTATGAAGAAGATGCTGAAGATTTGGTAATCTTTACAACAGTTGACGACAAATGCAAAGACAATTGGCTACACAAAAATTTCGTTTTCAAAAGCGAAAACTATGTTGAATGGGAAGAAGAGTACGCAGATTACGAAATGCCTCATCAGCAATTGAACAATGTAATAGACGGTACCAATTTGAACTGGTAA
- a CDS encoding efflux RND transporter periplasmic adaptor subunit, which translates to MKKVVIAMGLCALLINTSCSSGIKEHEEHEGKFLVTSPIIKDTTIIKEYVCQIHSISHIELRAQEKGFLQNIYVDEGQHVKQGQLLFQIMPKLYEAEYQKAKAEVEFVEIEYKNTKMLADSNVVSQNQLALAKAKLDKAKAELALAEVHLGFTEIRAPFDGILDKFHVRLGSLIDEGDLISNLSDNSKMWVYFNVSESEYLDYMTATDHDTLMQVELKMANNKIFNHVGVVETIEADFNNETGNVAFRATFENPEGLLRHGETGNILMKTELNNALLIPQKSTFEVLEKKFVYVLDENNVIHAKEIKIGAELPHLYEVVEGLTVNDVILLDGLRKVKDNDKIDVEFEGPESVLSHLDLYAE; encoded by the coding sequence ATGAAAAAAGTCGTTATAGCCATGGGGTTATGCGCCTTGTTAATCAATACAAGTTGTAGTTCAGGTATAAAAGAACATGAAGAACACGAAGGAAAGTTCTTGGTTACCTCACCCATAATTAAAGACACCACAATTATTAAAGAATATGTGTGTCAAATCCATTCAATTAGTCATATTGAATTGCGCGCTCAAGAAAAGGGATTTCTGCAAAATATATATGTTGATGAAGGTCAACATGTTAAACAAGGACAATTATTATTTCAGATAATGCCAAAACTTTATGAGGCTGAATACCAAAAAGCAAAAGCCGAAGTAGAGTTTGTAGAAATCGAATATAAGAACACAAAAATGCTAGCTGACAGTAATGTGGTTTCACAAAACCAGCTGGCTCTTGCAAAAGCAAAATTGGACAAAGCAAAAGCTGAATTGGCATTGGCAGAAGTTCATTTAGGCTTTACAGAAATCAGAGCTCCATTTGATGGAATCTTAGATAAATTCCATGTAAGACTGGGAAGTTTGATAGATGAAGGTGACTTGATCTCTAATTTATCAGACAACAGTAAAATGTGGGTTTATTTCAACGTATCAGAATCAGAATATCTTGATTACATGACTGCTACAGATCACGACACCTTAATGCAAGTTGAGCTTAAAATGGCCAACAATAAAATTTTCAATCATGTAGGAGTTGTAGAAACAATTGAAGCAGATTTTAACAACGAAACCGGTAACGTAGCTTTCAGAGCAACTTTTGAAAATCCTGAAGGATTGTTACGCCACGGTGAAACAGGGAATATTTTAATGAAAACTGAATTGAATAATGCACTGTTGATTCCACAAAAATCAACATTTGAGGTATTAGAAAAGAAGTTTGTATATGTATTGGATGAAAACAATGTAATCCATGCAAAGGAGATTAAAATTGGAGCCGAACTTCCGCATCTTTATGAAGTGGTAGAAGGGCTTACTGTGAATGATGTCATTTTATTAGACGGTCTTAGAAAAGTTAAAGACAATGACAAAATAGATGTTGAATTTGAAGGCCCTGAGTCTGTATTAAGTCATCTTGACCTTTACGCAGAGTAG